The genomic region GAGGTAGTTGGTTTGCATGATGTTATAAGCGGTGGTGGAGGTTTAATTCCTATGGCAAGTATATTTTTCAGGACCACTATAATGGAACATTATTTAAAGTATGTAGGTAATTATTCTGGGGGTCATTACTTATTGCAAGTGATTGGGTCTTTAAATGGAGCCATATTTCTAAAACAAAATATGGCAGTTTATAGGGTAAACTCTTCTACTTCTGTCATTAAAAATGTTAAAAATAACTCTGCAAATTATGAATCTTGGATAGATAATCACATTAAGAAATTAGAAGACTTTAAAAGTATAACGGGGCCTAAATATTCTAACCTCATCAATTCTTTGATTTTAAAAGAAAAAATGAAGGCATTTAGATCTTTTAAAACTTCTAAAGAATATAGAGATGATTTATTCAAGGAATTAACTTATAATAGGTCTATAACTTATGTAGACTTTATAAAATTTTATTTGATTTTTAAAAATGAAAATATAGAAAGGTTTGCTGAGAAAATATATAGACTGATTAAGAGATAATTCAAAATGAGAGAAGGTAAAAACAATAGAAAACTCAAAAATTTGAGTTTAATACATGGAATTGATGAAGGTAAAGGAAATTTTTAGAAATAACTTCAACTCATTCTTTTACTTCTTCGGATATCTAAGATACCGTATGTTCATAGTATTTTTTCTTAGTCTTGCTGTTGGGATGTTGGATGGTTTTGGCTTAGCTATGTTTATCCCTTTACTTCAAATGTTTGATGAAAAGGGTATGGCCGAAAAAGACTTAGGTAAGTTACAATTTTTACCAGATCTTCTTCAAGATTGGGGGGTATCCTTTAGTATTATAACCATACTAATTTTAATTCTTATATTCTTTGCTTTTAAAGGTGTTGCTAAATATTTTCAAACATATGTTACTGTAATCTACATGCAGTTTTTCATGAGAACAGTGAGAGTAGCAAATATTAATTTATTGAATACTTATTCCTTCGCTAGTTTCGTAACCTCAGACAGTGGAAGGATTCAAAATACATTTAGCGGAGAGGTAGAGAAACTAAATATTGCCTTTTCTTCTTATATGAAGTCTTTTCAACAAGTAATTTTGGTGTCTGTATATTTGATTTTAGCTTTTGGATCCAATTTTAGTTTTGCATTGATGGTGAGTATTGGTGGGGGGACTACTAATTTTATTTTTAACTATTTATATAAAAAATCAAAACTTTTTTCTAGAGAAATCACCACTGAGAATCATGTTTTTCAAGGTTTACTTATTCAACATGTCGCTTTCTTTAAATATTTAAAATCTAGTGGCTTAAATATTAAATATTCAGAAAAATTAGTAGATAGTATAAAAAAGATAGAAAAAATTCAGCGTAAAATTGGATATATAAGTTCTATTCTTCTTGGAGCAAGAGAGCCTCTTACTATTTTTGTAGTTGTTCTAGCGATGATCATTCAAATTAAATTTTTGGGAGCTAATATTGGTACTGTTATTTTAAGTTTATTGCTATTATATAGAGCACTAACCTTTTTGATGGCAATGCAGGCAGATTGGAACAGATTTTTATCTGTTTCAGGTTCGCTAGAGAATATGAATGATTTCGTCAGAGAATTGAAAAGTGGTAAAGAGAAAAATGGAGAAATTAAGATTGATAGTTTTAAGAATAAAATTTCTCTAAAAAATATTTCATTTACTTATGGAGATAAACAAATTCTCGACTCCATAAATACTGATATTTTTAAATATCAAACTGTTGCTTTAGTAGGTCAAAGTGGTTCAGGGAAAACTACTTTGATGAATATACTTACAGGTTTAGTAATACCTCAAAAGGGTGAAATAAGTATTGATGGTGTAGATTATAAAGATTTAGATTTATACGGGTTAAGAGATAAAATTGGTTTTATTTCCCAGGAAGCTCCAACATTTAGTGACACGATTTTTAATAACATCACCTTTTGGGATGAACCTACACCTCAAAATATGGAAAAATTTCTATCTGCTGTAAAGAAGGCATCTATATATGATTATATAATGGAATTACCTAATAGAGAAAATGAATATATCGGTAACAACGGAATAAATTTAAGTGGTGGGCAAAGGCAGAGGATAGCCATTGCACGTGAACTCTATAAGGAAGTTGATTTACTCTTTATGGATGAAGCAACTTCTGCTTTAGATGGTGAAACAGAAGCTGTTATACAAAAGAACATCGAAGATTTGCATGGCAAATACACTATTGTTATGATCGCTCACAGGTTAAGTACCATTAAAAATGCTGATCAAATAATTTTGTTAAAAGATGGTCATATTACTGCATCTGGAACTTTTCAAGAGCTTCTTGAAAAATCTCCTGATTTTCAGAATATGATTAATCTACAAGAGTTTTAGTATATAATTACCTTTGAAAAAGATCATGATGAAAACATCCAAAATAAAAACAGAGCTATATAAGCATATCACCAAAACAAAAAATTTGTTTACTTCAGATTTTACGAATTATTTGTTTAATGATCCCATTTTATTGTATTATTCAGATTTTAGTAAAAACTGGGGGGATTATATTAATCCTTTTTTAGTGGAGAAAATTACTGGTAAACAGGCAGTATCTTATAAACGTATTTATAATGTAAAGAACCGAAGAAAACTTTATGGAGTTGGGAGTATTTTACATCATCCAGGTCTTCAAGATTCAATAATTTGGGGCTCGGGATTCATTTATCCTCCAAAAAAAATACATGGAATACCTTCAAAAATTCTAGCGCTAAGAGGAAAAAATTCTGCTAAAATTTTCGAGAATTTTGGAGTGACTCACAATAATGTTTTTGGAGATCCAGCCTTATTATTTCCTTCTTTTTACAATCCTGATCGCGAATTAAAATACAAAGTTGGAATAATTCCACATTATTCGGAATTAAAAGATTTTGAGAAGAATTCAAAGCTAAAAGAAAATAAAGATATAAAAGTAATAAGTCCAATGGTCCCTGGTGACAAGGTATATAATATTATCGATCAATTAAAGGAATGCGAAATAGTTATATCTAGTTCATTACATGGTTTAATTTTAGCAGATGCATATGGAAAACCATCTTTGAGATTCAATTATTCGAATAAACTTGTAGGTGGAAATTTTAAGTTTGAAGATTATTATAGTGGTGTGGGAATAAATAAACATGAAACTATTCAGATAAACAAGGTTGACAATATGGATTTTCAGGAAATAAAAAATAAAAGTAGTTTGAAAGATCTCAAATATGATAAGGAAGAACTTTATAATGTGTTAGTTCAGTATGTTCAAAAAAGGGATAAGTTTTAGTTTACGTTCGATTTTGGTAAGCCAGTATGGATAAAAATAAAAACATAAAAATTTTAGTAGTCGTAGGTTCTTTTAAAATTGGAGGAGCGGAAAAAATGGCAATTGTAATAGGGGAAGAATTATC from Gramella sp. MT6 harbors:
- a CDS encoding glycosyltransferase, which codes for MDSKPLVSICIITYNQENYIEECLKGAINQNFNGKFEIVIGEDNSTDKTGQICKEFSLKYPNRVRLLKRAENLGVMKNFISTLMSCKGNYIAVCEGDDYWTDNYKLQRQFDVMEKNPSIDLSFHQCDLLDSGKTPPIIKTKQFPKYENMEVVGLHDVISGGGGLIPMASIFFRTTIMEHYLKYVGNYSGGHYLLQVIGSLNGAIFLKQNMAVYRVNSSTSVIKNVKNNSANYESWIDNHIKKLEDFKSITGPKYSNLINSLILKEKMKAFRSFKTSKEYRDDLFKELTYNRSITYVDFIKFYLIFKNENIERFAEKIYRLIKR
- a CDS encoding ABC transporter ATP-binding protein, whose translation is MFIVFFLSLAVGMLDGFGLAMFIPLLQMFDEKGMAEKDLGKLQFLPDLLQDWGVSFSIITILILILIFFAFKGVAKYFQTYVTVIYMQFFMRTVRVANINLLNTYSFASFVTSDSGRIQNTFSGEVEKLNIAFSSYMKSFQQVILVSVYLILAFGSNFSFALMVSIGGGTTNFIFNYLYKKSKLFSREITTENHVFQGLLIQHVAFFKYLKSSGLNIKYSEKLVDSIKKIEKIQRKIGYISSILLGAREPLTIFVVVLAMIIQIKFLGANIGTVILSLLLLYRALTFLMAMQADWNRFLSVSGSLENMNDFVRELKSGKEKNGEIKIDSFKNKISLKNISFTYGDKQILDSINTDIFKYQTVALVGQSGSGKTTLMNILTGLVIPQKGEISIDGVDYKDLDLYGLRDKIGFISQEAPTFSDTIFNNITFWDEPTPQNMEKFLSAVKKASIYDYIMELPNRENEYIGNNGINLSGGQRQRIAIARELYKEVDLLFMDEATSALDGETEAVIQKNIEDLHGKYTIVMIAHRLSTIKNADQIILLKDGHITASGTFQELLEKSPDFQNMINLQEF
- a CDS encoding polysaccharide pyruvyl transferase family protein, with the protein product MMKTSKIKTELYKHITKTKNLFTSDFTNYLFNDPILLYYSDFSKNWGDYINPFLVEKITGKQAVSYKRIYNVKNRRKLYGVGSILHHPGLQDSIIWGSGFIYPPKKIHGIPSKILALRGKNSAKIFENFGVTHNNVFGDPALLFPSFYNPDRELKYKVGIIPHYSELKDFEKNSKLKENKDIKVISPMVPGDKVYNIIDQLKECEIVISSSLHGLILADAYGKPSLRFNYSNKLVGGNFKFEDYYSGVGINKHETIQINKVDNMDFQEIKNKSSLKDLKYDKEELYNVLVQYVQKRDKF